In Streptomyces sp. NBC_01707, a genomic segment contains:
- a CDS encoding DUF6343 family protein — MKRTGTEPATAQSALGLRLALCVIALPVFVAGAVLFTVWAASGPRSTPDTSLLLVLVVVCAALAVMTAADLLIIVRRRARQRRQAL, encoded by the coding sequence ATGAAACGGACCGGGACGGAGCCCGCTACTGCACAGTCCGCGCTGGGACTACGTCTCGCACTGTGTGTGATCGCGCTACCCGTCTTCGTGGCAGGAGCGGTCCTATTCACCGTATGGGCGGCGTCCGGCCCCCGCAGCACGCCTGATACCTCACTGCTGCTCGTTCTTGTCGTCGTCTGCGCCGCGCTGGCCGTGATGACGGCGGCCGATCTACTGATTATTGTCCGCCGACGCGCGAGGCAGCGACGACAGGCCTTGTAG
- a CDS encoding Crp/Fnr family transcriptional regulator, whose amino-acid sequence MTTRTNPLGILSAAHRDRLLEFATEVSFPAGARIFEEGSKADRFWIIHTGSVTLDVHVPGRPATVVDTIGHGELLGWSWLIPPHAWQLGAEAQSPVRALEFDAAAVRTLCEEDPVLGQALTRGVAEVVGNRLLSVRTRLLDRFGP is encoded by the coding sequence ATGACCACGAGGACGAACCCACTCGGCATTCTCTCAGCCGCTCACCGTGACCGGCTGTTGGAATTCGCGACCGAGGTGTCCTTTCCTGCGGGCGCCCGCATCTTCGAGGAAGGCAGCAAGGCTGACCGGTTCTGGATCATCCATACCGGATCGGTCACCCTAGACGTGCACGTTCCCGGCCGCCCCGCGACCGTAGTCGACACGATTGGCCACGGCGAACTGCTCGGCTGGTCGTGGCTGATCCCGCCGCACGCCTGGCAGCTCGGTGCTGAGGCGCAAAGCCCAGTGCGGGCACTGGAATTCGACGCGGCGGCCGTGCGCACACTGTGCGAGGAGGACCCGGTGCTGGGTCAAGCGCTCACCCGCGGCGTGGCCGAGGTGGTCGGGAACCGGCTTCTGTCCGTGCGGACGCGCCTGCTGGATCGCTTTGGGCCCTGA
- a CDS encoding universal stress protein produces the protein MGDTVPSYNPTGPVVVGSDGSPHARRAMLFALREAQLRQTSLRVVCAYDLFSTAGRYLDYRYMALMETDGTLYEQLRDTAMQGMADMVEELGQKLGGSNVEVKILAEQGRPAEVLLAASDGACLLVVGSRGAGIWGRLALGSTSTEVVHHAHLPVTVVPPPVPGT, from the coding sequence ATGGGTGACACCGTCCCCTCATACAATCCGACCGGCCCGGTCGTCGTAGGCTCGGACGGCTCCCCTCACGCTCGGCGTGCCATGCTCTTTGCCCTTCGCGAAGCACAACTACGCCAGACTAGTTTGCGGGTCGTCTGCGCCTACGACCTCTTTTCAACTGCAGGCCGATACCTCGACTACCGATATATGGCTCTGATGGAGACCGACGGCACCCTCTACGAACAGCTGCGCGATACCGCCATGCAGGGAATGGCCGACATGGTCGAGGAGTTGGGACAGAAACTCGGGGGGTCTAATGTAGAGGTGAAGATCCTTGCCGAGCAGGGGCGTCCGGCGGAGGTCCTTTTGGCGGCGAGCGATGGAGCCTGCCTCCTAGTGGTCGGCAGTCGGGGCGCGGGCATTTGGGGGCGGCTCGCGCTCGGGTCGACCAGCACTGAGGTCGTCCACCACGCCCACCTCCCCGTCACCGTCGTACCACCCCCGGTACCCGGCACCTGA